In one Natronosalvus amylolyticus genomic region, the following are encoded:
- a CDS encoding metal-dependent transcriptional regulator, producing MNTADQYLKAIYLAQRLEDGPASTGTLADLLEVSPASVNEMIGKLEQRDLVEHEKYKGARLTDDGLERAHNALQTYCIIERFLANVLEVEAYREEARALESVIDDVVADRLDTIIDRREECPDCFNPETDCCEYLEACSPAE from the coding sequence ATGAATACGGCAGACCAGTATCTGAAAGCGATCTATCTCGCACAACGCCTCGAGGACGGACCGGCATCGACGGGTACGCTCGCCGATCTCCTGGAAGTCAGCCCCGCCAGCGTCAACGAGATGATCGGCAAACTCGAACAACGCGACCTCGTCGAGCACGAAAAGTACAAAGGCGCACGCCTCACCGACGACGGCCTGGAACGAGCGCACAACGCCCTCCAGACTTACTGTATCATCGAGCGCTTCCTCGCGAACGTCCTCGAGGTAGAAGCCTACCGTGAAGAGGCACGAGCACTCGAGAGCGTCATCGACGACGTCGTCGCCGACCGACTGGACACGATTATCGACCGGCGCGAGGAGTGTCCGGACTGTTTTAATCCCGAAACTGACTGTTGTGAGTACCTCGAGGCCTGTTCGCCGGCCGAGTGA
- the ppsA gene encoding pyruvate, water dikinase, whose amino-acid sequence MSREPFVRWLEELSGDDTDVVGGKSANLGELADIDVPVLPGFTTTASAYDYYVEETGIQAEIESQLEGLDIDDVADLQRRGERIRRTISEASMPPALESACLERYADLGDELGIDDPEVAVRSSATAEDLPEASFAGQQETFLNVAGERELLESIKHCFASLFTDRAIVYRENNDFDHFDVKLACAVQKMGRADLASSGVLFTLDPDTGFDGVVTIEAAYGFGEPIVQGVVDPDRYTVFKPTTGIVEKELGGKTQRMVRRNGGTKLESVPADQREQFALSDDRIRELTRYATRIEDHFETPQDIEWLVDGDLDELFVVQTRPETVHGAADENVLRTYTLEETDEQLLEGVAIGNAIASGTVRVLSDHREMDQVEEGDVLATEMTDPDWMPVMKRASAIVTDRGGKTSHAAIVSRELGIPAIVRAGTATEVLADGDAVTIDCSTDTGRVYDGDLEFDVTEETVDELPETDTEVKLILGDPDRAFALANLPVDGVGLAREEFIVTSHVGYHPLELLDRGDEEQFIDALRTGIAKIGAAFHPNDVIFRLSDFKTDEYRNLEGGWKYEPEENNPMLGWRGASRYYDETFREAFRLECEALRRVREDVGLDNVTVMVPFCRTVSEGERVLELLEEFGLSVDEMDVWVMAELPANVVLADRFAELFDGFSIGSNDLTQLTLGVDRNSEVLAPLFDETDEAIKRSITAVIEEAHRHDRPVGICGDAPSTIPEYTEFLIGEDIDSISVSPDVAVETILTVAELEQ is encoded by the coding sequence ATGTCACGAGAGCCGTTTGTTCGATGGCTGGAGGAATTGAGTGGTGACGATACGGACGTCGTCGGTGGAAAAAGCGCAAATCTCGGGGAACTCGCTGACATCGACGTCCCCGTGCTACCAGGATTCACGACGACCGCGTCGGCCTACGACTATTACGTCGAAGAGACCGGTATCCAGGCCGAGATCGAGTCGCAACTCGAGGGACTTGACATCGACGACGTTGCAGATCTCCAGCGGCGTGGAGAGCGTATCAGGCGCACGATATCGGAGGCGTCAATGCCGCCTGCACTCGAGTCGGCGTGCCTCGAGCGATACGCCGACCTGGGCGACGAACTCGGGATAGACGATCCGGAGGTTGCCGTCAGAAGTTCCGCAACCGCGGAGGACCTCCCCGAGGCGTCGTTCGCCGGCCAGCAGGAGACGTTCCTGAACGTCGCCGGGGAAAGAGAGCTGCTCGAGTCGATCAAACACTGCTTCGCGTCGCTGTTTACCGATCGCGCTATCGTCTACCGCGAGAACAACGACTTCGATCACTTCGACGTCAAACTGGCCTGTGCCGTCCAGAAAATGGGCCGTGCAGACCTGGCCTCCTCGGGCGTGTTGTTTACGCTCGACCCGGACACGGGATTCGACGGGGTCGTCACGATCGAGGCAGCCTACGGCTTCGGGGAACCGATCGTGCAGGGCGTCGTCGACCCTGACCGGTACACCGTGTTCAAGCCGACGACGGGGATCGTCGAGAAGGAACTCGGCGGGAAGACCCAGCGCATGGTTCGCCGCAACGGCGGCACCAAACTCGAGTCAGTTCCGGCGGACCAGCGAGAGCAGTTTGCGCTCTCGGACGATCGAATTCGGGAACTGACACGGTACGCGACACGGATCGAGGACCACTTCGAAACGCCACAGGATATCGAGTGGCTCGTCGACGGGGACCTCGACGAACTGTTCGTCGTCCAGACCAGACCCGAGACGGTCCACGGAGCAGCCGACGAGAACGTCCTTCGTACGTACACTCTCGAGGAAACGGACGAACAACTGCTCGAGGGCGTCGCGATCGGGAACGCGATCGCGAGCGGCACCGTCCGCGTTCTCTCCGATCACCGAGAGATGGACCAGGTCGAGGAGGGAGACGTCCTCGCCACTGAGATGACCGATCCCGACTGGATGCCGGTCATGAAACGCGCGAGCGCCATCGTCACCGACAGGGGCGGGAAGACCTCCCACGCCGCGATCGTCTCTCGCGAACTCGGAATTCCAGCGATCGTCCGCGCCGGGACGGCAACGGAAGTCCTTGCTGATGGCGACGCCGTGACGATCGATTGCTCGACTGACACCGGTCGAGTGTACGACGGCGATCTCGAGTTCGACGTCACCGAGGAAACGGTGGACGAACTCCCCGAGACCGACACGGAGGTCAAACTCATCCTCGGTGACCCCGATCGAGCGTTCGCACTCGCGAACCTGCCGGTCGACGGCGTCGGGCTGGCCCGCGAAGAGTTCATCGTCACCTCCCACGTCGGCTACCACCCACTCGAGTTGCTCGACCGCGGCGATGAAGAACAGTTCATCGACGCACTTCGAACGGGAATCGCGAAGATCGGTGCGGCGTTCCACCCGAACGACGTCATCTTCCGACTCAGCGACTTCAAAACCGACGAGTACCGCAACCTCGAGGGCGGCTGGAAGTACGAACCCGAGGAGAACAACCCGATGCTCGGTTGGCGCGGGGCCTCCCGGTACTACGACGAGACGTTCCGCGAAGCGTTTCGCCTCGAGTGCGAAGCACTCAGGCGCGTCCGCGAAGACGTCGGACTCGATAACGTCACCGTAATGGTCCCGTTCTGTCGGACAGTATCGGAAGGAGAACGCGTCCTCGAGTTGCTGGAGGAGTTCGGGCTTTCAGTGGACGAGATGGACGTCTGGGTGATGGCGGAACTTCCCGCGAACGTGGTCCTCGCGGACCGGTTCGCCGAACTGTTCGACGGATTCTCGATCGGCTCGAACGACCTCACGCAGCTGACTCTGGGCGTCGATCGGAACTCGGAGGTGCTCGCTCCGTTGTTCGACGAGACCGACGAGGCGATCAAACGCTCGATCACCGCCGTAATCGAAGAAGCCCACCGGCACGACCGACCGGTCGGCATCTGCGGTGACGCGCCCTCGACGATCCCGGAGTACACGGAGTTCCTCATCGGAGAGGATATCGACTCGATCTCCGTCTCGCCGGACGTCGCGGTCGAAACGATCCTGACGGTGGCCGAACTGGAGCAGTAA
- a CDS encoding ADP-dependent glucokinase/phosphofructokinase: MQDEHAQLEADIAAVEDLPVFIAYNANVDAIVRVDQELESFLERPKEPGSEVPPSPLESKRELAAAIAHTMAAGRGDEIAMTDEFARTLESALPPDSQQMGGQAGIMTNLLTSLRAAPITYTYLVSERQLSMFDRPEEVQYPTTEGDQVRYVPLSKAVNTDRTKINWVFEFREGDELFGVRAVGDTRFIAASRPPEFDLTAGQLDDAIDQVGEVVAGALLAGYHNLTPEHVEEGYEEVHRHAREVIRRLRSGGDVAVHVEYAVTHDDDLRESMYEWILPEANVIGTDTHELTMLHEDAGLDAVDEAPSEATPFEPDEILDHYRMLTALREELGVDCIQLHAMEYHLAVMESYHSPEALRRGLEFAAVNAATKAALGDIRSPDALETGLEYERSEMGREAIELLADHIDETAEDGVIATPTVAACPNRVVDDPVGTVGIGDIVSSSSFVLELALSTERERS; encoded by the coding sequence ATGCAGGACGAGCACGCCCAACTGGAGGCTGACATCGCGGCGGTCGAGGATTTGCCGGTGTTTATCGCCTACAACGCGAACGTCGATGCGATCGTTCGAGTCGATCAAGAGCTGGAATCGTTCCTCGAGCGGCCGAAGGAGCCTGGTTCGGAAGTGCCGCCGAGTCCGCTCGAATCGAAACGAGAACTCGCGGCGGCGATCGCACACACGATGGCGGCCGGCCGAGGCGACGAGATCGCGATGACCGACGAGTTCGCGCGCACGCTCGAGTCGGCGTTGCCCCCCGACAGCCAGCAGATGGGTGGCCAGGCTGGAATCATGACCAACCTGCTCACCTCCCTGCGCGCAGCACCGATCACGTACACGTATCTGGTATCGGAGCGACAACTGTCGATGTTCGACCGCCCGGAGGAAGTCCAGTATCCGACGACTGAAGGTGACCAGGTGCGTTACGTTCCCCTGTCCAAGGCCGTCAACACCGACCGCACGAAAATAAACTGGGTGTTCGAGTTTAGGGAGGGCGACGAACTGTTCGGCGTTCGTGCCGTCGGAGATACCCGGTTTATCGCCGCCTCGAGGCCCCCGGAGTTCGACCTGACGGCCGGGCAACTCGACGATGCGATCGATCAGGTTGGCGAGGTTGTTGCGGGTGCTCTTCTAGCGGGATATCACAATCTCACACCTGAACACGTCGAGGAGGGGTACGAGGAAGTTCATCGTCACGCACGCGAGGTAATCCGCCGACTCCGATCGGGAGGTGACGTCGCCGTGCACGTCGAGTACGCCGTCACCCACGACGATGACCTCAGGGAGAGCATGTACGAGTGGATCCTCCCGGAGGCGAACGTCATCGGCACGGATACTCACGAACTGACCATGCTTCACGAAGACGCGGGGCTCGATGCCGTGGACGAGGCTCCGTCGGAAGCGACGCCGTTCGAACCGGACGAGATACTCGATCACTACCGGATGCTCACCGCGTTACGCGAGGAACTCGGCGTCGATTGCATTCAGTTACACGCCATGGAGTACCATCTCGCTGTGATGGAGTCGTACCACTCGCCTGAGGCCCTTCGTCGGGGCCTCGAGTTCGCCGCCGTCAACGCCGCGACGAAGGCGGCACTGGGGGATATCAGATCGCCCGATGCTCTCGAGACAGGGCTGGAGTACGAACGGTCAGAGATGGGGCGTGAGGCGATCGAACTGCTGGCGGATCACATAGATGAGACGGCCGAGGACGGCGTCATCGCCACCCCGACCGTCGCTGCCTGTCCGAACCGCGTCGTCGACGATCCTGTGGGAACTGTCGGCATCGGCGACATCGTCTCGTCGTCGAGTTTCGTGCTCGAACTCGCGCTCTCTACCGAACGGGAACGAAGCTAG
- a CDS encoding universal stress protein produces MDRHVLVPLDGSKPSWAALDHAAAKADGDRITVLHVVDPAEGVYTGAAGGYYDAEAFDRARERGETLCEQARERLREDGALERIELDTAVKTGKAARTIVAYATDHDIDHVVIGSHGRGGVSRILLGSVAETVVRRSPCPVTVVR; encoded by the coding sequence ATGGACCGACACGTGCTGGTTCCCCTCGATGGATCGAAACCGAGCTGGGCGGCCCTCGACCACGCGGCGGCGAAGGCGGACGGAGACCGAATCACCGTCCTCCACGTCGTCGACCCGGCGGAGGGCGTTTACACTGGAGCGGCTGGCGGCTACTACGACGCCGAGGCGTTCGATCGGGCCAGGGAACGCGGCGAGACCCTCTGTGAGCAGGCTCGCGAACGGCTCCGGGAGGACGGCGCGCTCGAGCGGATCGAACTCGATACCGCCGTAAAGACCGGCAAAGCGGCCCGAACTATCGTGGCGTACGCAACCGATCACGATATCGACCACGTTGTCATCGGTAGCCACGGACGTGGAGGCGTTTCACGCATTCTGCTCGGGAGCGTCGCCGAAACGGTCGTCCGTCGGTCACCCTGTCCGGTCACGGTTGTCCGGTGA
- a CDS encoding sugar phosphate isomerase/epimerase family protein produces the protein MDADVGLTVGDSLDRLAATVDGFDFAELSIGDGTSAVDLDENRLGSILSTSDTDLCVHLPYKQVVATPSPEINEGIVDYMTRLLDWAGGLGADKAVLHGTLRDPHDTDLRPVFADQLSAIATASDNAGVELVVENVGHQARGLPLSVLGDLARQTETAVCFDVGHAYMEDGNDGVDRFLSGWGDLVSHLHVHDVRSRGDTHLPIGAGEIDYGVVADHLGGFSGTVAVEVFTDDLELLGDSARRARNHLEADS, from the coding sequence ATGGACGCCGATGTCGGACTCACGGTTGGTGACTCGCTCGACCGGTTGGCGGCGACCGTCGACGGCTTCGACTTTGCCGAACTCTCGATCGGCGACGGAACGTCTGCTGTAGATCTGGACGAGAATCGTCTCGGATCGATACTGTCGACCAGCGATACCGACCTCTGTGTACACCTCCCGTACAAGCAGGTCGTAGCGACGCCCAGTCCTGAGATCAACGAGGGTATCGTCGACTACATGACTCGACTGCTCGATTGGGCGGGTGGCCTCGGTGCCGACAAAGCAGTCCTCCACGGCACGCTCCGGGATCCCCACGACACTGATCTGCGCCCCGTCTTCGCCGACCAGCTCTCGGCGATTGCCACGGCCAGCGACAACGCGGGCGTCGAACTCGTCGTCGAAAACGTCGGGCACCAGGCGCGTGGCCTCCCACTGTCGGTCCTCGGCGACCTCGCTCGCCAGACGGAAACCGCAGTCTGTTTCGACGTCGGGCACGCTTACATGGAGGATGGTAACGATGGCGTCGACCGTTTTCTCTCCGGCTGGGGCGATCTCGTCTCGCATCTGCACGTCCACGACGTTCGCTCGAGGGGCGATACCCACCTGCCGATCGGTGCCGGCGAGATCGATTACGGTGTCGTCGCGGACCACCTCGGAGGATTCAGCGGAACCGTGGCCGTCGAGGTGTTCACCGACGATCTCGAGCTGTTAGGCGACTCTGCTCGGCGGGCGCGGAACCACCTCGAAGCGGACTCGTGA
- a CDS encoding DUF2267 domain-containing protein: MKYKEFVGQVQHRLEFAEMGPAVRATRAVLTTLGERLHEGEATDLASPLSMEIDRYLTEAEHGQRFDYQEFLDRVSEREGESVDRSDANYHAQQVLAVVADVVPPGNVTKVRDGLPEDYEKLFAQVDAVHQ; encoded by the coding sequence ATGAAATACAAGGAGTTCGTCGGACAGGTACAGCACAGACTCGAGTTCGCGGAAATGGGGCCCGCGGTTCGGGCGACCAGGGCGGTTCTGACGACGCTCGGCGAGCGACTCCACGAAGGTGAAGCGACTGATCTCGCCAGCCCGCTTTCGATGGAGATCGATCGGTACCTGACCGAGGCCGAGCACGGCCAGCGGTTCGATTACCAGGAGTTTCTCGACCGAGTCAGCGAACGGGAGGGCGAAAGTGTCGACCGTTCAGACGCGAACTACCACGCCCAGCAGGTCCTAGCCGTCGTCGCAGATGTCGTCCCGCCCGGAAACGTCACGAAGGTCCGCGACGGCCTCCCCGAGGACTACGAGAAGCTCTTCGCGCAGGTTGACGCGGTTCACCAGTGA
- a CDS encoding universal stress protein, protein MSKNTADADDTLLVPIANPETADRQLDTAIDIAADRSCRILVIFVLEVPPQLSLVDGRRYLLEDEQEELLADAVERVESRGIPADQRIRMARGVATGIVGAIDKHDVDTILLGWRGRPPRQDVILGSHVDKILSDASCDVLVQRIKTPRPENVDSVLVPVAGGPHDAFAAETAASIARNNDASVTLLHVLESAEPELSRGEAAALLDERADSFEEVRSVDRAVIEDDDVGGTITDWTTEHEVTVLGVSRGGLLRRALLGTISESVGRHAAGTVILAKRHDPVPSRLRRLFP, encoded by the coding sequence ATGAGCAAGAACACCGCGGATGCAGACGACACGCTACTGGTCCCGATCGCGAATCCCGAGACGGCAGATCGACAGCTCGATACCGCGATCGACATCGCGGCCGATCGGTCATGCCGAATTCTCGTCATCTTCGTCCTCGAAGTTCCGCCACAACTGTCGCTCGTCGACGGCCGGCGGTACCTGCTCGAGGACGAACAGGAGGAACTCCTCGCCGACGCCGTAGAGCGTGTGGAATCTCGCGGAATCCCCGCCGACCAGCGGATTCGAATGGCTCGTGGCGTCGCAACAGGGATCGTCGGGGCCATCGACAAGCACGATGTCGACACGATTCTGCTAGGATGGCGTGGTCGGCCGCCACGTCAGGACGTTATCCTCGGAAGTCACGTCGACAAGATTCTCAGTGACGCCTCCTGCGACGTGCTCGTTCAGCGAATCAAGACGCCACGACCCGAGAACGTCGACTCGGTCTTGGTCCCGGTAGCCGGCGGCCCACACGACGCGTTCGCCGCGGAGACGGCCGCCTCGATCGCGCGGAATAACGACGCTTCGGTCACCCTGCTCCACGTGCTCGAATCGGCGGAGCCGGAACTGTCGCGGGGCGAGGCGGCGGCGCTGCTCGACGAAAGGGCCGACAGCTTCGAGGAAGTCCGATCCGTCGATCGCGCCGTGATCGAGGACGACGACGTGGGGGGCACAATCACCGACTGGACGACCGAACACGAGGTCACGGTGCTGGGTGTCTCGCGCGGCGGGCTGCTCCGGCGAGCACTACTCGGGACGATCTCGGAAAGCGTCGGTAGACACGCCGCCGGGACGGTAATCCTGGCGAAGCGCCACGATCCTGTACCGTCGCGTCTGCGGCGACTGTTCCCCTGA
- a CDS encoding hemolysin family protein: MLLEPAGPIEYTVSVVGAVPVGWTATVATVWPSIPVPELPLWLLTAGGVLAIALLMAISGFFSSSEIAMFALPKHRLDALVESEATNATVVEELRGDPHRLLVTILVGNNVANVAMSSVATALLGFYVSGIQAVLLTTIGITSLVLLFSESAPKSYAIENTESWALRVARPIRFSEYLLYPFVVVFDKLTRAVNGLVGAETAIESAYITRSELQELIVAGERAGAIETDERDRLRRTFRFDETPASEIMVPRPDIVAVPASASLEDALQISVYSEFTHLPVYEGSLDTVIGTVHVCDLLRERDYGERGSDEVDLWDVMRPTVHVPESMPADDVIAELQRAQVHLGVVIDEYGTTEGIVTTEDPTEVIVGEILQPRESVPIRIVDDRAAIVRGDVAVTAANEAMEIDLPTPPRSDTVAGLVLHRVGRLPEEGERIAVGDVAIVVESVADTRIEEVRIVRPQTKTSS; the protein is encoded by the coding sequence ATGCTCCTGGAACCCGCAGGCCCCATCGAGTACACTGTGTCGGTCGTCGGGGCGGTCCCGGTCGGGTGGACCGCAACCGTGGCCACTGTCTGGCCGTCGATCCCCGTGCCGGAACTACCGCTGTGGTTACTCACGGCCGGTGGCGTGCTGGCGATTGCGCTCCTGATGGCGATCTCAGGGTTCTTTTCATCGTCAGAGATCGCAATGTTCGCGCTGCCAAAACACCGTCTGGACGCCCTCGTCGAGAGCGAGGCGACGAACGCGACCGTTGTCGAGGAACTCCGTGGCGATCCACACCGACTCCTCGTCACTATCTTGGTGGGGAACAACGTCGCGAACGTCGCCATGTCGAGCGTCGCGACCGCCCTTCTCGGGTTCTACGTTTCAGGGATACAGGCAGTCCTGCTGACGACGATTGGAATCACGTCGCTCGTCTTACTATTCAGCGAGAGCGCGCCAAAGTCTTACGCCATCGAGAACACGGAGTCGTGGGCGCTCCGGGTCGCCCGTCCGATACGCTTCTCGGAGTATCTGCTGTATCCATTCGTCGTCGTCTTCGACAAACTGACCCGGGCAGTCAACGGCCTCGTCGGTGCCGAGACGGCGATCGAATCCGCCTATATCACGCGGAGCGAACTGCAGGAACTCATCGTAGCGGGCGAGCGCGCCGGCGCGATCGAAACCGACGAGCGCGATCGATTGCGCCGAACGTTCCGGTTCGACGAGACCCCGGCAAGCGAGATCATGGTACCGCGGCCAGACATTGTGGCTGTCCCAGCGTCGGCGTCGCTCGAGGACGCGCTCCAGATCAGCGTCTACAGCGAATTTACCCACCTCCCGGTGTACGAGGGAAGTCTCGACACCGTGATCGGAACCGTTCACGTCTGCGACCTGCTCCGGGAGCGCGATTACGGCGAGCGCGGATCTGACGAGGTCGACCTGTGGGACGTCATGCGGCCGACGGTACACGTCCCCGAGAGCATGCCAGCTGACGACGTGATCGCGGAACTGCAGCGTGCCCAGGTCCACCTCGGCGTCGTCATCGACGAGTACGGCACGACCGAAGGGATCGTCACCACGGAGGACCCGACCGAGGTGATCGTCGGGGAGATTCTCCAGCCCCGCGAGTCGGTCCCGATTCGGATCGTCGACGACCGAGCCGCGATCGTCCGCGGCGACGTGGCCGTGACGGCAGCCAACGAGGCGATGGAAATCGACCTCCCGACGCCACCGAGATCCGACACCGTGGCCGGCCTCGTACTCCATCGGGTGGGTCGACTCCCCGAGGAAGGCGAGCGCATCGCCGTCGGCGACGTCGCTATCGTCGTCGAATCCGTCGCCGACACGCGGATCGAGGAGGTCCGGATCGTCCGGCCGCAGACGAAGACGTCCTCCTGA
- a CDS encoding RNA-guided endonuclease InsQ/TnpB family protein has protein sequence MAEVVRNIRVKLNIPESGHSAVDQTFEEFRQAAQHVADYGWSDDPDHLVKAKNKLHDATYTEVREQTTLQSSLVQSARNLAATALGNCKDLLDDDKQTSKPEFRGSVIVYNGRTITYNDDHVTLATTGERVTAEYVLPHDNEGTPFEEYWNEDVWEKREATLHKRNGEYYLHVAVEKDVESITDEQTENGVVLGVDLNVDGYLAVTSTGAFLGNAEELNHKRDEYERRRGHLQQTGTRSAHLTIQSIGDRFAEWSCHRLHAVSNGIVREALENDCTHIAFERLTWIWTRISNASKFQQWAFREIKRQVEYKAEAHGIEVDTVAPQYTSQRCSHGECGFTHEDNRDGDEFECLKCGKELHADYNAARNVAWRLVQNWLKSGSGRATSQLALKSGTVNANGDFNASAV, from the coding sequence ATGGCAGAGGTAGTCAGGAATATCCGAGTCAAACTCAACATCCCCGAGTCAGGACACTCGGCTGTTGACCAGACCTTCGAAGAGTTCCGTCAAGCCGCCCAACACGTCGCAGACTACGGGTGGAGCGACGACCCTGACCACCTCGTCAAAGCCAAAAACAAACTCCACGACGCCACGTACACCGAAGTCCGCGAACAAACCACCCTCCAATCCAGCCTCGTTCAATCAGCGAGAAACCTCGCTGCGACCGCTCTCGGCAATTGTAAGGACTTGCTCGATGACGACAAACAGACGAGCAAGCCAGAGTTCCGAGGAAGCGTTATCGTGTACAACGGACGCACCATCACGTACAACGACGACCACGTGACGCTCGCCACCACTGGTGAGCGCGTGACCGCCGAGTACGTCCTTCCACACGACAATGAAGGAACGCCGTTTGAAGAGTACTGGAACGAGGATGTATGGGAGAAACGAGAAGCTACGCTCCACAAGCGTAACGGTGAGTACTACCTCCACGTTGCCGTTGAGAAAGACGTTGAATCTATTACTGATGAGCAGACCGAGAACGGGGTGGTTCTCGGCGTAGACCTCAACGTGGACGGCTACCTCGCCGTCACCAGCACTGGAGCGTTCCTCGGCAACGCGGAAGAATTGAATCACAAGCGCGACGAGTACGAACGTCGTCGTGGACACTTGCAACAGACGGGGACGCGCTCGGCGCACCTCACTATCCAGTCAATCGGTGATAGGTTTGCCGAGTGGAGCTGCCACCGCTTGCACGCCGTGTCGAACGGTATCGTCCGAGAAGCCCTTGAGAACGACTGTACGCATATCGCGTTCGAGCGGTTGACGTGGATTTGGACTCGCATCTCGAACGCGTCTAAGTTCCAGCAGTGGGCGTTCAGGGAAATCAAACGGCAAGTCGAGTACAAGGCCGAAGCACACGGTATCGAGGTCGATACCGTCGCTCCACAGTACACGTCTCAGCGGTGCAGTCACGGTGAGTGTGGGTTTACTCACGAGGATAATCGTGATGGTGATGAGTTCGAGTGTCTGAAGTGTGGGAAGGAACTGCACGCGGATTACAACGCTGCGCGGAACGTGGCGTGGCGTCTTGTCCAGAACTGGCTCAAGTCTGGGTCTGGACGGGCTACCAGTCAACTGGCCCTGAAGTCAGGAACGGTGAATGCGAACGGCGATTTCAACGCCTCCGCTGTCTAG
- a CDS encoding universal stress protein, whose protein sequence is MSERVLVPYDGSDHAEAALRFAFETHPDATIVVFHVVEPFAEHTDAGVENVRRWQDTAREYAETAFEEAAAVAAEYDRSVETDWEYGRPQHVIVRYVTDHDVDQVVMGSRGRNGLDRLLLGSIAETVVRRVPVPVTVVGDEELDE, encoded by the coding sequence ATGAGTGAACGCGTCCTGGTCCCCTACGACGGAAGCGATCACGCCGAAGCCGCACTTCGATTTGCGTTCGAGACGCACCCCGACGCGACAATCGTGGTCTTTCACGTCGTCGAACCGTTCGCCGAACACACCGACGCCGGCGTCGAGAACGTCCGCCGGTGGCAGGATACCGCCCGCGAGTACGCGGAAACGGCCTTCGAAGAGGCGGCGGCCGTCGCCGCCGAGTACGATCGATCCGTCGAGACTGACTGGGAGTACGGCCGCCCGCAACACGTGATCGTGCGGTACGTCACCGATCACGACGTCGATCAGGTCGTGATGGGCAGTCGCGGCCGTAACGGACTCGATCGACTCCTCCTCGGTAGCATCGCGGAGACCGTCGTTCGACGAGTGCCGGTCCCCGTCACCGTCGTCGGGGACGAGGAATTGGACGAGTAG
- a CDS encoding dienelactone hydrolase family protein, which produces MAHHSESLVSIPVDDVELEGMLELPAEAPGVVVFAHGSGSSRKSPRNNFVAETIRDRGLGTLLFDLLTEEEDQYRENRFDIPLLTDRLAAVTEWLWAREDVPDVNTGYFGSSTGAASALRAASHLKDDVDAVVSRGGRVDMATEVLDEVRAPTLFVVGGNDTQVLELNREALDQLTCERDLHVVEGAGHLFEGEGELEEVADVAADWFAQNLT; this is translated from the coding sequence ATGGCACACCACTCGGAGTCGCTCGTGTCCATTCCGGTCGACGACGTCGAACTCGAGGGCATGCTCGAACTCCCGGCCGAGGCACCCGGTGTGGTCGTCTTCGCCCACGGGAGCGGATCCAGTCGGAAGAGCCCGCGCAATAACTTCGTCGCGGAAACCATTCGGGATCGGGGCCTCGGGACCCTTCTGTTCGACTTGCTCACCGAGGAGGAGGATCAGTACCGTGAGAACAGATTCGACATCCCGCTGTTAACCGATCGACTCGCCGCGGTCACCGAGTGGCTGTGGGCGCGCGAGGACGTCCCCGACGTGAACACCGGGTACTTCGGCTCCAGCACCGGCGCCGCGTCGGCGCTCCGGGCCGCGTCGCACCTGAAGGACGACGTCGACGCCGTCGTCTCACGCGGCGGCCGCGTGGACATGGCCACTGAAGTGCTCGACGAGGTCCGGGCGCCTACCCTGTTCGTCGTCGGTGGGAACGACACCCAGGTACTCGAGCTCAATCGCGAAGCCCTCGACCAACTCACCTGCGAGCGGGACCTGCACGTCGTCGAGGGGGCCGGACACCTCTTCGAGGGCGAGGGTGAACTCGAGGAAGTCGCCGACGTGGCGGCCGACTGGTTCGCTCAGAACCTGACGTAG